CTCCCGATTGGAGAACTGGACCTCTCCCCTGGTCTTCGGCCTCGCCTCCTGGCTGATCTTCCCCACTGTGGCCGCCCAGGCCGATATGGCCGGTCTTCTCACCGGGCTTGATCGTGGCACCAGCAATTGGCGCATGGTCATGACATCGTCGCCGGCCGGCTCCATCCACCAGGCCAGTCTCGCCTTTTCCGAGGACGAGGCGTCCTTGGCCCTCTCCGGGGGCGCGGGCCTCATTCTGCCCGATGGCCGCCGGATCGCCTTCGATGGCGGCAAGGCGGATCCCGGTTCCCTGCCGGACGAAATGCGCGTCACCCGCGACCAGAAGAAGGGCAGGGTGGTCGCTGTCGAACACATGCTGCCGCCGCGCGCTTTCTCTGCCGGATCGATCCTGCAGCGCTCCAGCTCCCTCATGGAGCCGAAACTGAAGACGCCGTCCGTATTCGCCCGCGAAGGCGACAAGGCGACGCCGGTCGAACTCGCAAGTTTCTATTTCAAGCGCGACAAGCCGCCTGTCGACCCGTCACTCACGCCGATGGTCGCGGACCTCGTCACAAACGCGGTTCCCGACGTGTTGGCGACCGCCTACGCGCCACCGCCACCGGATTATGCCTCTGTCTCCCCGTTCGACAGCATCCTCACGGATCAGCAGGAGGACCAGGGCCGCTTCATTCCGGAGATCGGGCCGCAGGACCATGCCTGGGCCGCCACCCCGCTGCCGGCCGGTGTCTTCTCCGACAAGGAGCAGAAATGTCTGGCAGAGGGCATCTATTTCGAAGCACGCGGAGAATCGGTGAAAGGCCAGGCGGCCGTTGCTCAGGTCATCCTCAACCGCGTCCGCAACCCACACTATCCGGGCAGCATTTGCGGCGTCGTCTATCAGAACGAGGACTGGCGCAACCGTTGCCAGTTCTCCTTCGCCTGCGACCGTATCCCCGACATCATCACCTCACCGCGCCACTGGAAGGTCGCCAAGGAGATTGCCATGGCGGTCACCGCCGGCAAGATCTGGTTCAAGGATGTCGGCTCGGCCACCCATTACCACGCGACCTATGTCCGCCCCGCCTGGGGCCCGACGATGAAACGGGTCGAGAAGATCGGCAAGCACATCTTCTACCGCACCTATGGCGGCGGCTGGAGCTGATCGCACCAGTCGACATGCCGCATGTCTGACCGCCAACCCGACACGAACCGAGCGCTGACTCGTTCTGCAAGGCCCCGGCGCGAGTCTCCGGCGTCCGGCAAGCGCGGGATTCTCGTGCTTGTTTGCAGCCAAGTGGACCGAATTGTCCCATGTCATGCGGCATAAAACGCCGCATTGAGCTTAAGCCTATGAAATATATGGGTTAATTTGTCTTGTAACTTGCCCTCTCTATGCCTTGACTATGCGGGGCCTCAAAATTATGGTGCGGCCGACTTCAAAGCGGGCCAGAAGGGTTTGTATCCGGCCGTTTCTGCATTCCTTTCGGGCGTAAACGGCCCATAGAAGACGGAGCGGGCGAACTGACCATGACGGACAAGCAAGAAGAGGGTCTGGACGAACGTCGTCGACGACTGGCCGCGGAGCTCGCACAGCGAGGTGTCGCGGACAAGACCGAGGAACGCGACGAGAAGCGCGCCGAAGAAACCCGGAAGGGTTACGGAATGGCGATGAAGATCTCGAGCGAATTCATCTCGGCGGTCATCGTGGGTGCGATCCTGGGCTATCTTTTTGACCACTTTGTGGGCACGGGGCCATGGGGCATGATTGTCATGTTGCTGTTGGGCTTCTGTGCCGGCGTATTGAACGTCATGCGGACTGTGGGAATGGTGGCCTCGGCTCATCCGGCGGATCGCAAGATGGATTTGACCAACAAGGGCGAAGACCGCTAGTCGGTCGTCGCAGTATGAAAGTGCCCGCCTCTGGCGGCAAAAGCGAAAGAGCAGAACGTGGCGAACGATCCGACTCATCAGTTCCTGGTTCAAAAGATTGTGCCGATCGAAATCGGTGGAATCGATTTCTCCTTCACCAACGCTTCGCTGTTCATGGTCGCAACGGTCGCAGTCGCTGCCGGTTTCCTCTATTTTTCCACGGCCAATCGCGGCTTGATCCCGACGCGCATGCAGTCGGTCGCCGAGATGTCCTATGAATTCATTGCCTCGATGCTGCGCGAAGGTGCCGGCAGTCACGGGATGAAGTTCTTCCCCATGGTTTTCTCGCTGTTCATGTTCATTCTGACGGCGAACCTTCTCGGGATGATGCCTTACTTCTTCACCGTCACCAGCCAGATCATCGTGACCTTCGCCCTCGCGCTCTTCGTCATCGGCACAGTGGTCGTCTACGGCTTCTACAAGCACGGTTTCCACTTCTTGCAGATCTTCGTCCCGAGCGGTGTTCCCGGCGCGCTTCTGCCGCTGGTCGTGATGATTGAAATCATCTCGTTCCTGTCGCGTCCGATCTCTCTCTCCGTGCGTCTCTTCGCCAATATGCTGGCCGGACACATCACGCTCAAGGTTTTCGCAGGCTTCGTCACCTCGCTCAGCGCGCTCGGTGCGCTCGGCATCGGTGGTGCGATCCTGCCCCTTCTCATGACCGTCGCCCTGACGGGTCTCGAGTTCCTCGTCGCCTTCCTCCAGGCCTACGTTTTTGCGGTGCTGACTTGCATGTACCTCAACGACGCAATACACCCCGGCGGGCACTAAGGATCACCGACATCGGCGCTTTCGCGCCAGTCAAAAGCCGCAACAACCCATCTCGAAGGAGTTTATTCATGGAAGCGGAAGCAGCAAAGTACATCGGCGCAGGTCTGGCTTGCTTTGGCATGGCCGGCACGGCTCTTGGCCTCGGCAACATCTTCGGCAATTACCTGGCGGGCGCTCTGCGCAATCCGTCTGCCGCTGACAGCCAGTTCGGCCGTCTGGTATTCGGCTTCGCCGTTACGGAAGCTCTGGGCATCTTCTCGCTGCTCATCGCTCTCCTTCTCCTGTTCGCCGTCTGATAACGGCTGGAGTTTGAGATCACGGCGCGCCGACAAGGACGCCGTGATCTCGTGCATCTGAGCATACACCTGGAGGTGAGCATGTTTGTGACCCCCGCCTTTGCAGAGGAAACTCCGGCAGAAGGCCAGCTTCACACCGAGACCGGCGTGGCCCAAGACGCGGGACATGGCGGCGGCGTGTTCCCGCCGTTCGATTTCTCGACCTATCCGTCGCAGCTTCTGTGGCTGGTGATTACCTTCGGCGTGTTCTACAGGCTCATGCAGAAGGTCATCGTTCCGCGCGTCGGCGGCATTCTCGAAAATCGTCACGACCGCATCGCTCAGGATCTCGACGAGGCTGCTCGTCTGAAGTCCGAAGCGGATGCTGCCATTGAAACATACGAGCGCGAGCTGACCGCGGCCAAGGCGAAAGCCGGCCAGATCGCGTCTGCCGCCCGTGATGCGTCCAAGGCCAAGGCCGACGCCGAGCGCGCTGCCATCGAAGCGGAACTCTCCGCAAAGATCGCTGCCGCCGAAAGCCGCATCGCTGACATTAAGGCCCGCGCATTCGCTGAAGTCGACACGATCGCCATCGACACTGTCGGCACGATCGTCGAAGAACTCATCGGTGCCAAGTCGACCGCAGCCGACATCAAGGCTGCCGTGTCCGGCATCGCCAAGCAGGGAGCCTGAGCACCATGGACGCAACATTTTGGGCATTCGTTGGTCTCATCCTGTTTCTCGTTCTCGTGGCCTACCTGAAGGTTCCGGGCATGATGGCCAAGGCCCTCGACGAGCGCGCGGACAAGATCCGCGACGAACTCGCCGAAGCCAAGCGCCTGCGCGAAGAGGCCCAGCACGTGCTGGCCGAATATCAGCGCAAGCGCAAGGAAGCCGAAGCCGAGGCAGCCTCGATCGTTGCTGCAGCCGAGCGCGAGGCCGCAGCCCTCACGGCTGAAGCCAAGCAGAAGACCGAGGAATTCGTGACCCGCCGCAACGCGCTTTCCGAGCAGAAGATCAAGCAGGCCGAAACCGAAGCCGTGAACGCCGTTCGCGCTGCGGCCGTCGATCTCGCGATTGCCGCTGCCGAGAAGGTGCTTGCCAAGAAGGCCGACGAGGGTGTTCAGCAGACGCTGTTCAAGGCCTCTGTTGCAGAGGTTAAGTCGCGTCTGAACTGAGTTCGGCCGACAAGCCTGCGAAGGCAGTCTGATTATTGACGCCCCGATCGGTTCGCCCGGTCGGGGCGTTTTCGTTTGCGAGGACAAGGGATGAAAACCTTCCGGCTTTCGTCTCTTGCACTGGACGTGCTTGGCGCAGGCGGCTGCCGCCCACCTGTACGGATGCCGACGGTCTGCTCGACCGAAGATCGTCCATGAGGGTTCAGGCTATCCTCTTGCAGCTGCAGGCCGGATGCTGAGTCAGTCGCGCTGGGGACCCGCTTCATCGATCACTGTCGCCTTGAGGGGGCGAAAGCTCATGCGGTGCAGCGGACAGGGGCCGTGTGTGACGAGGGCGGTACGATGACGGTCGGTGCCGTAGCCGGCATGAACTTCGAAGCCATAATCAGGATAGACGATGCCGGCCCGTACCATCATGCGATCGCGCATGACCTTGGCGATGATCGAGGCGGCTGCGATCGAGACCGAACGCGCATCGCCCTTCACCACCGCTTCGCCGGTACAGGTAAGCCCCATGGGAACATCGCGCCCGTCGGCCAGGACATGGCGTGCCTCGAGGCCCAGACCGGCGACGGCCCGTCGCATGGCATCGAGGCTGGCTTTGCGGATGTCAATGATGTCGATCCGTTTCGGCGATGAGGAGGCGATGGAGACGGTGGCCAGGGAAAGGATCCGCTCATACAGCACTTCGCGCTGGGCGGCGGACAGCTTCTTCGAATCGTTCAGGCCCTCGGGAATGCGCTTCGGATCGAGAATGACGGCGGCCGCCACCACAGGGCCGGCCAGTGGCCCTCGGCCGGCCTCGTCCGTGCCGGCCACCGGCCACAGCAAACGCTTCCTGGCCCGGTTCTCCAGCGAGAAGTCCGGCACAAGCGGCAGGTCGGGAAAGAGGCCAGGAGAATCGGGTGGCGTGCGCTTTTTCATGCGGCTGAAATCGCACGCGCACCCGACCTCCTGCAAGTCCCCGGTCCCGATCGCCGATCATGGCGACAGGGGCGGCTTACCAGGGACAACATCCGGTGCGAGGCGGCGGACAACAGCACCGGAACTGAAAAAATCAAACAGTGTCAGAGCAGCGAGAGCTGCACTCCGTCGCTGTTGGGCGAAACGAACATGTCTTCCCGAAGCTGCAGGCTGCGGCGCATCAGGCCGAGCCGTTTGGTCGCCATTTCGAACCGGCGGCTGATCTGCCAGGCATAGGGACCGGCCCCCTTCATCCGCTTGCCGAACTCGGCGTCGTAATCCTTGCCGTCGCGCATGGAGCGCACCAGCGACATCACATGCCGATAGCGGTCAGGATAGTTCTGCAGCAGCCAGTCACGAAACAGCGGGCTCACCTCCAGCGGCAGGCGCAAAAGAACATAACTCGCCTCGGAAGCGCCGGCGGCCTTGCCGCTGTCGAGAATACGCTCGATCTCGTGGTCGTTGAGAGCCGGAATAACCGGCGCCATCATCACCGCAACGGGAATGCCGGCCTCAGACAGAGCCTTGATCGCCTCAAGCCGCTTGGCTGGCGTCGAGGCTCTCGGCTCCATGGTCCGCGCCAGCTTCCGGTCAAGCGTCGTCACGGAAATGCCGACCTTGGCCAGACCACGCTTTGCCATCGACGCCAGAATGTCGAGATCCCGCAGGATGAGAGAGGACTTCGTGACGATCACGACGGGATGGTTCGCCTTGTCCAGCACTTCGAGGATCTGCCGCATGATGCGCCATTCCCGCTCGATCGGCTGATAGGGATCGGTATTGGTGCCGATCGCGATCGGCTTAACCTTGTAACCCGGCTTCGACAGCTCGCGTTCCAGCAGCCGCGGCGCATCCGGCTTGGCAAACAGCTTGGCCTCGAAGTCGAGACCGGCAGACAAGCCCATATAGCTGTGCGTCGGCCGGGCGAAGCAGTAGATGCAGCCATGCTCGCAGCCCCGGTAGGGATTGATCGAGCGGTCGAAGGGGATATCGGGCGAGTCGTTGCGGGTGATCACCGTGCGGGGCTTTTCGACCTGCACCTCTGTCTTGAAGGGCGGCATGTCTTCGAGCGTCTGCCAGCCATCGTCGAAGGCAACACGCTCCTGGGTCTCGAACCGACCGGCCGGGTTGATCCCGGCCGCACGGCCGCGCCGACGGTCGATCTCGATCCGCATTCCGGAGGCGCTCATCAGCGCATCGGCAATATCTGCCGTATTGCCAGGCTGGAAGGCAGCCTGGCTCGCAAGAGACAGCTCGTTCATGTTTGCTCCTCACGGGTTTGGCGACCCCGCTCAATGACTATATTCCTACCGCGGAAAAGAGAACAATGCAAGAACAAACTTGAGAAAACTGACTGTGGCAAAACTTTGTGCAATGCGGTAGATATAGGCAATGCTGACAGTCATCATGGAATGCCACGATCAGGAGCCCGAACTCGCACAGACCTTGTCGGTGCTGGTGGCGGGTGCGGTGGAAGGTCTTGTCAGCGACGTCATCGTGCTGGATCACGGCTCGCGCGATGGTTCATCCATCGTTGCGGATGCGGCCGGTTGCCGCTTTTACCAGCAATGGGACATGAAGGAATTGCTGGCGACGGCGCGTGGCGAATGGCTGCTGCTGATCGAGCCCGGTGCCCGTCTGGGCCTCGGCTGGGTGGATGAAGTCGCGGAATATGTCGCCCTCAACAAGGCGCCGGCCAGGTTTTCCGAAGCGCGCCGGTACCGGCTGCCTTTCTATCGCCGTCTGACGCGCAGCCGTCAGCTTCTGGAAAACGGCCTGCTGATCCCGAAGCGTCAGGCCCTTGGTCTGGCGGGTGAGGGCAGGGAACTGCTGCAACTGGCCAGAGGCCACAAGCCCCGCCGTCTCGCTTCCGAGATCATTCCTTCCTGGGTCGCCCGTGAAGCACGCCGCTGATCAGTTCTGGCCGCGTCTCAGATGTTCGTCCAGCCGCGGCATGATCTCCACGAAATTGCAGGGCATGTGCCGATAGTCGAGTTGCAGCTTGATGATGCCGTCCCAGGCATCCTTGCAGGCGCCGGGAGAGCCCGGCAGGACGAAGATGAATGTAGCGTTGGCCACGCCGCCGGTCGCTCGCGACTGGATCGTCGACGTCCCGATCTTGTCGTAGGAAATCCGGTGAAAGACTTCCGAGAAGCCGTCCATGCGCTTCTCGAACAGGGGCTCCAGCGCTTCAGGCGTCACGTCACGGCCCGTAAAGCCGGTCCCACCCGTGGTGATCACCACGTCGATTTCGCTCTGCTTGGTCCAGGCCTCGACCTGATCGCGGATCGCCAGCCTGTCGTCCTTCACGATGGCGCGTGCAATCAGACGATGGCCGGCCTCCTCGATCCGCCCCACCAGCGTATCGCCCGACTTGTCGTCGGCGTGGCCACGCGTGTCGGATACCGTCAGCACGGCGATGCCGACGGGAATGAAGGGGCGGTTTTCGTCGATTCGGCTCATTCAGGCCTCTCCCGGAACGGTGCGCGTCAAGAGCACATACCAGTTCGGCCGATAGGCGGAAAGCGCGAGCGCCGCCTTCATGGCGCCAGCCTCGGTCTCGTAGAGCCCGAAACAGGTGGCTCCGGAGCCTGACATGCGCGCGATACCGGCAAGGCTTTGGCCCAGAAGATCGCAGGCCTCTGCAATCTCGGGCACCAGCGCTTCCGCCACCGGCTGCAGATCATTGCGCAGGGGCGCGAGCGAACGCAGCCAGTCCGTAACATCGATGACGCCCGGGACCTCGCCAATGGGGGGATTGTCGCGCCGCGTCAGGTTCCGGAAGATATCCGGCGTGGACACCGGCTTCAGCGGGTTGACCAGCACCAGCGGCACGGAAGGCATTGCCACCTTCTCGATGGTTTCGCCGATCCCCCGCGCACGCAGTGGCACCGAGGCGAGACACATCGGCACGTCGGCCCCGAGCTGCAATGCGATCTGTTGCAGCGTCGCCTGCGGCAGCTCCGCCTTCCAGAGCCTGAGCAATCCCCGAAAGGTCGCAGCCGCATCCGCCGACCCGCCGCCGATGCCCGAAGCGATCGGCAGGCTCTTGTCGAGGGTAATCGAGACGGGCCCGTGCGGCTGACCGGCGTCGGCAAGCGCTGCCCGCAGCAGGTCGCGTGCCTTCAAGACCATGTTGTCGTCACCGGAGAGTTCGCCGCCGAAGCGACCGAGAAGACGGAATTCGTCCTTCTGCGAAGCCTCGAACGCCAATTCGTCCCCGTCCTCGGCAAAAGTGACGAGACTGTCCAGCAGATGATAGCCGTCGGCCCGTCGGCCCGTCACATGCAGAGCGAGGTTGATCTTGGCCGGGGCAGTCTCGATGACGCGCTCCGGCCGGTGCTCTGCAACAGGCTTCATGCGGATCAGGTCTTCTTGTCGTCTTTCTTGGGCTCTTCGGCCGGATTGGCCTCGACCTTGGCCGCATCCGATTCGATCGGCGGCAGGCCCTTGTTGATCTTGGCCTGGATCTTCGGCACCTCTGCCTCTTCAGGCTCGGATGCCAGCGCACGCTTCCACTGATACGTGGCTTCCAGTTTGCGGCCCACGCGCCAATAGGCGTCGCCCAGATGGTCGTTGATCGTCGCGTCGCCTGCGCGCAGCTCGATCGCCCGTTCCAGTTCCACCACCGCCTCATCGAAACGGCCGAGGCGATAATAGGCCCAGCCGAGCGAATCGACGATGTAGCCGTCATCGGGGCGCAGTTCGACGGCCTTCTTGATCATCTCCAGGCCTTCCTGAAGATTGCGGTTCATGTCGACCCAGGAATAGCCGAGATAATTGAGAACCTGCGGCTGGTCGGGATTGAGTTCCAGCGCCTTGCTGAAGTTCGGCTCCGCCTTGTCCCACTTCTTCAGCCGTTCATAGGCGATGCCGCGCTGGAAGTAGACCGACCAGTGGTTCCGCGCCGGCGTCTGGCCGATGATCTCGATGGCCTTGTCGTAATTGTCGGCCATCGCGCCGTAGTCCTTGGAATCGGACAACACGCTGCCATAGGCCAGATAACTGCGGACATCATTCGGGTCGGAAGCAATCAGTCCCTGAAGGTGTTCGCGCGCTTCCTTCACCTTGCCGGTCTCCGCCAGCGTCAGGCCGAGCTGCAGCTCGGAAATGCGCCGCATCGGCGAGGTCTCGGGCACCTGCCGGTAGAAGGCGATCGCCTTTTCCGGCTGCTTGGCATTTTCGGCAATGCCGCCGAGCAGAACCAGTGTGTCGGCCGCATCCTTGTCCAGCGCATGCGAGAGCTGGAGATAGAGCATGACAGTGTCTTCGGCGCCTTCGCGATTGAGGGCCCCGCCGATCGAGAAGAGCACGCCGGCCGCACCCTGTACGGCATTGGCGACGATGGGATCCGGTTGGCGTCCGGCCTCGATCTCGTCACGCAGCGCCTTGAACGGTGCAAAATTGGTGATCAGTTCATCGCCGGCCGCCAGCGCATCAAGCGCCTTCTGCTTGTTGCCGGCACCAGCTTCGAGTGTGGAGAGCGCCATGACTGCCCGGGCGAATGTGTCAGGAGCTGTCGCCCCGCCGTTGCGGTCCGTCACCGTGTCCGTGAGCGCCTTGCGGGCGGCATCGATGTCGCCGGTCTGCGCGGCGATGACGCCGGCATTGTAGTTGCGGAAGATGCCGTACCAGCTGGGGCCGTCGAGCTCTTGCACGAGCTTCAGCGCTTCCTTGCCCTTGCCGTCGCCGACCATGGCCCAGGCAATGAGAAGCTGGTTCATCAGCCGGTCGAGATCGTTCGGGCCTTCATACTTGAAGTGCTTCAGGGCATCCGAATAGTCGCCATCCCGGATGGCCCGGAAGCCGAGCGCGACCGAGGTCACCCGCTCGACGGCCGGATCGCTTTCCAGCGTCTTGGCGAGGTCGGCCCCTTCGTCGAACTCCCCGTTCATGAACAGCGCGATCATCAGTCGCTGTTGCAGTTCGAGTTCATTCGGGGTGAATTCCAGCGCCTTCTTGTAGAACTTCACCGCATTCGGATAGTCGCGGTCAGTCTCTGCCGTGCGCGCGGCCAGGAATGCGCCGGCGTAGGAATCGACGCCCTGGATGTCGAAGCTCTCCGAGCCGGCCTGATCTGGGGCAGAGGAGGCTGACGCGAACTGTCCGTGCGAGACGCTCAGGAGCAGCGCCAGCGCTGTGCTGGCGAGAGTGCGAAGGGCGGGGCTTTGCCGCATGACGAGCCTTTCAAGAACCGGGGTTCGATCGCTGATGCCCGGGACCGGGCAATCAGCAATGATTCATGGACAGAATGGCTTTTTTGAAGCAGCCCCGCAAGGCGATCACGGGATCTGCGTCAATTCACACGGGAAATGCAGAAATCGATCACGTCGTTCAGGGCGCTCTTCCATGGCGTTTCCGGCAACGGGGCAAGAGCGTCCCGCGCGATCGTGCCATAATGTTGCGCCCGCTGGATCGTATCCGAAAGGGCGCCATACTTGCTGATCAGGCCGAGTGCCTTTTCCAGCCTGACATCGTCGTTCTGGCCGCCTTCGATCGACTCTTTCCAGAATTGGCGATCGGCAGCCGTGCCCCGGCGGTAGGAGAGGATGACCGGCAGCGTGATCTTGCCTTCGCGGAAATCGTCGCCGACATTCTTGCCGGTTTCGGCAGCCTTGCCGCCGTAGTCCAGCACATCGTCGACCAGCTGGAAGGCAAGGCCGAGATTCATGCCATAGGATTTCAGTGCGCTGCGGGTCGCCCGGTCGGTGCCGGCGACGATCGGGCCGACTTCGGCTGCTGCCGCAAAGAGCGCTGCCGTCTTGGCGCGAATGACGGCGAGATAGTCATCTTCCGTCGTTTCCATGTTCTTGGCGACGGAAAGCTGCAGCACCTCGCCTTCGGCAATCACACAGGCCGCCGTCGAGAGAACGTCGAGCGCGTCGATCGATCCGACCTCGACCATCATGCGAAACGCCTGGCCGAGCAGGAAGTCGCCGACCAGCACGCTTGCCTGATTGCCCCAGATGGTGCGGGCCGTGGACTTGCCGCGGCGAAGATCGCTTTCGTCCACCACGTCATCATGCAGAAGCGTTGCCGTATGCATGAATTCGACCGAGGTCGCGAGCTTGATGTGGTGATCCCCTTCATAGCCGAACATCGCAGCGGTCGCGAGCGTCAGCATGGGGCGCAGGCGTTTGCCGCCGGACGAGATCAGGTGGTTGGCCACCTCCGGAATCATCTGCACATCAGAGCCGGCCTTCGACAGGATCAGCTGGTTGACGCGCTCCATGCCGCTTTTCGTCAGGTCCACCAGAGGCTTGACGGATGCCTGTTTGTTTTTGCTTTCCTCAAGCGGTATGACTACGCCCAACGCACCGGACTCCTGTTCAGTTTGGTCGCCGACAATAAAAAGCCGGGAAGGCCACGGCAAGGGGCGAATTGCCTCGGCTGGCGGCTGGAACACGGTTTTACCCGTTAACAGTGAGTTCTGAATTCGATGCATGAGATCATTCGCAGCAACGACGTCGTCCTGCTGTCTTTCGCCGAAAGCCTGATGCGCGACGCCGGCATCGCCTCGATGATCGCCGATCAGTCGATGAGCATCCTGGAAGGGTCGCTCGGAATGCTCCAGCGGCGCCTGTTGGTCGATGCCGATTGCATCGATCAGGCCCGCCGCATCCTCACCGATGCCGGCCTCGGTGCGGAACTGCGCGACCACGATATGTGAGCGCCATGGTCGAAGCGTCTGACAGCAACGCCGACATGACCGTCCAGGAAAGCGTTGACGCCTTTCACCGGGGGCGGTTCCATCTCGTGCAGCCGGCCGGCCATGGCCATCGTGCCGGCATGGACGCCATGTTGCTCGCCTCGCTCGTCGCCGACAACCGTGTGGTCCGTGTCGCCGATCTCGGCGCCGGAGCCGGTGCAGCCGGTCTCGCTGTTGCCTCGCGCCTGCCAAAGGCCAGCGTGGTTCTCGTCGAGCGCTCTCCGGATATGGCGGGTTTCGCGCGCAAGAGCCTCGCTTTGCAAGACAATGCCGAATTGGCGACGCGCGCCGAAGTGCTGGAGACGGATGTCACCTTGACGGGCCATGCACGGGTGGCAGCCGGCCTCGTCGATAACACCTTCCACCATGTCATCATGAACCCGCCCTTCAACGATCCCGGTGATCGAAGGACGCCGGATGTCCTGAAGGCCGAGGCCCATGCGATGACGGAGAACCTGTTCGAAAGCTGGATACGCACGGCGGCCGCAATTGCGATGTCCGGCGGCCAGCTTTCCCTGATCGCGCGGCCCCAGTCGATTGCCGAAATCATCGCCGCCTGCGGTCGTCGCTTCGGCGGCCTCGAGATCACGGCGATCCATCCACGCGAAGGGGAAAATGCCACCCGGATCCTCGTGACGGGTGTCAAGGGATCGCGCGCCCGTCTGCAGATGCGCGCGCCTCTCCTGATGCATGACCGACCTGACAGTCATGCCTTCGCGCCCCTTGTGGACAGCCTGAACAACGGTCGCGCCGGTTATTCGCGTTTGCGTTGAGAGCTTTGATTTTTCGCCGGAACCATTGTGTTCGGCCCTTGGCTCCTTACATCTCGTCTCAGATTGAAGATCGTAAGGAGTTGAAACGCGACAATGGCAGACTTTCTGAAACGGCTGGTTCCCAAGCGCTTCCAGAGGAAGGGCGTCGTCATTCCGGTCGTCAGGCTGCACGGGCCGATCATGAGCGGCGGTTCGCGCTTTCGCCCCGCATTGAATCTCTCCTCGATCGCCGGTCAGCTGGAAAAGGCCTTCTCCATGAAGGACAGCCCGGCCGTGGCACTCTCGATCAATTCGCCCGGCGGCTCTCCCGTCCAGTCGCGCATGATCTACGACCGTATCCGGGCGCTTGCCGAAGAGAAGAACAAGCACGTGCTCGTCTTCATCGAGGACGTCGCGGCCTCCGGCGGCTACATGATCGCCATCGCCGGCGACGAGATCATTGCTGACGCAACCTCCATCGTCGGCTCGATCGGCGTCGTTTCCGGTGGCTTCGGTTTTCCCGAACTCCTCAAGAAAATCGGTGTTGAACGCCGCGTCTATACCGCAGGCGAAAACAAGGTGATTCTCGATCCCTTCCAGCCGGAGAAGGAAAGCGACATTGAATATCTGAAGACCCTCCAGCTGGAGATCCACGAGATCTTCATCGACATGGTCAAGGCGCGCCGTGGCGCG
This DNA window, taken from Peteryoungia algae, encodes the following:
- the moaB gene encoding molybdenum cofactor biosynthesis protein B, whose translation is MSRIDENRPFIPVGIAVLTVSDTRGHADDKSGDTLVGRIEEAGHRLIARAIVKDDRLAIRDQVEAWTKQSEIDVVITTGGTGFTGRDVTPEALEPLFEKRMDGFSEVFHRISYDKIGTSTIQSRATGGVANATFIFVLPGSPGACKDAWDGIIKLQLDYRHMPCNFVEIMPRLDEHLRRGQN
- a CDS encoding cell wall hydrolase, giving the protein MSWSVALRPKFRPSKKVLSRLENWTSPLVFGLASWLIFPTVAAQADMAGLLTGLDRGTSNWRMVMTSSPAGSIHQASLAFSEDEASLALSGGAGLILPDGRRIAFDGGKADPGSLPDEMRVTRDQKKGRVVAVEHMLPPRAFSAGSILQRSSSLMEPKLKTPSVFAREGDKATPVELASFYFKRDKPPVDPSLTPMVADLVTNAVPDVLATAYAPPPPDYASVSPFDSILTDQQEDQGRFIPEIGPQDHAWAATPLPAGVFSDKEQKCLAEGIYFEARGESVKGQAAVAQVILNRVRNPHYPGSICGVVYQNEDWRNRCQFSFACDRIPDIITSPRHWKVAKEIAMAVTAGKIWFKDVGSATHYHATYVRPAWGPTMKRVEKIGKHIFYRTYGGGWS
- a CDS encoding AtpZ/AtpI family protein — encoded protein: MTDKQEEGLDERRRRLAAELAQRGVADKTEERDEKRAEETRKGYGMAMKISSEFISAVIVGAILGYLFDHFVGTGPWGMIVMLLLGFCAGVLNVMRTVGMVASAHPADRKMDLTNKGEDR
- a CDS encoding F0F1 ATP synthase subunit B translates to MDATFWAFVGLILFLVLVAYLKVPGMMAKALDERADKIRDELAEAKRLREEAQHVLAEYQRKRKEAEAEAASIVAAAEREAAALTAEAKQKTEEFVTRRNALSEQKIKQAETEAVNAVRAAAVDLAIAAAEKVLAKKADEGVQQTLFKASVAEVKSRLN
- a CDS encoding F0F1 ATP synthase subunit B, with the translated sequence MFVTPAFAEETPAEGQLHTETGVAQDAGHGGGVFPPFDFSTYPSQLLWLVITFGVFYRLMQKVIVPRVGGILENRHDRIAQDLDEAARLKSEADAAIETYERELTAAKAKAGQIASAARDASKAKADAERAAIEAELSAKIAAAESRIADIKARAFAEVDTIAIDTVGTIVEELIGAKSTAADIKAAVSGIAKQGA
- a CDS encoding glycosyl transferase; translated protein: MLTVIMECHDQEPELAQTLSVLVAGAVEGLVSDVIVLDHGSRDGSSIVADAAGCRFYQQWDMKELLATARGEWLLLIEPGARLGLGWVDEVAEYVALNKAPARFSEARRYRLPFYRRLTRSRQLLENGLLIPKRQALGLAGEGRELLQLARGHKPRRLASEIIPSWVAREARR
- a CDS encoding ribonuclease HII gives rise to the protein MKKRTPPDSPGLFPDLPLVPDFSLENRARKRLLWPVAGTDEAGRGPLAGPVVAAAVILDPKRIPEGLNDSKKLSAAQREVLYERILSLATVSIASSSPKRIDIIDIRKASLDAMRRAVAGLGLEARHVLADGRDVPMGLTCTGEAVVKGDARSVSIAAASIIAKVMRDRMMVRAGIVYPDYGFEVHAGYGTDRHRTALVTHGPCPLHRMSFRPLKATVIDEAGPQRD
- a CDS encoding PA0069 family radical SAM protein, coding for MNELSLASQAAFQPGNTADIADALMSASGMRIEIDRRRGRAAGINPAGRFETQERVAFDDGWQTLEDMPPFKTEVQVEKPRTVITRNDSPDIPFDRSINPYRGCEHGCIYCFARPTHSYMGLSAGLDFEAKLFAKPDAPRLLERELSKPGYKVKPIAIGTNTDPYQPIEREWRIMRQILEVLDKANHPVVIVTKSSLILRDLDILASMAKRGLAKVGISVTTLDRKLARTMEPRASTPAKRLEAIKALSEAGIPVAVMMAPVIPALNDHEIERILDSGKAAGASEASYVLLRLPLEVSPLFRDWLLQNYPDRYRHVMSLVRSMRDGKDYDAEFGKRMKGAGPYAWQISRRFEMATKRLGLMRRSLQLREDMFVSPNSDGVQLSLL
- a CDS encoding F0F1 ATP synthase subunit C: MEAEAAKYIGAGLACFGMAGTALGLGNIFGNYLAGALRNPSAADSQFGRLVFGFAVTEALGIFSLLIALLLLFAV
- a CDS encoding F0F1 ATP synthase subunit A; translated protein: MANDPTHQFLVQKIVPIEIGGIDFSFTNASLFMVATVAVAAGFLYFSTANRGLIPTRMQSVAEMSYEFIASMLREGAGSHGMKFFPMVFSLFMFILTANLLGMMPYFFTVTSQIIVTFALALFVIGTVVVYGFYKHGFHFLQIFVPSGVPGALLPLVVMIEIISFLSRPISLSVRLFANMLAGHITLKVFAGFVTSLSALGALGIGGAILPLLMTVALTGLEFLVAFLQAYVFAVLTCMYLNDAIHPGGH